In Achromobacter xylosoxidans A8, a single window of DNA contains:
- a CDS encoding efflux RND transporter periplasmic adaptor subunit, with protein sequence MTPCHRLFRPALLACLLAATAAAAQGLPPDVRLPVLAEPALSAQGGNLNAPLACLIEPFQVSELGSASAGVLSSVLVQRGDVVKKGQVVAELNTSVDEATLGLRRAEAAYLSRVVDRNTDLFKRQLLPAGDYDEMTSRSRQAQLQVALQQAILAERSIKSPFDGVVAERFAGPGDRVNDNKIVKLAQINPLLVKVVVPESLYGQIKADAQAQVSVNQAIADKPLDAKVWRIDRVMDAASGTFTVLLRMPNEGNAIPSGIRCSVTF encoded by the coding sequence ATGACGCCATGCCACCGACTGTTCCGCCCGGCCCTGCTGGCTTGCCTGCTCGCCGCCACTGCCGCCGCTGCCCAGGGCCTGCCGCCCGATGTCCGTTTGCCGGTGCTGGCCGAGCCGGCCCTGTCGGCGCAGGGGGGCAACCTGAATGCCCCCCTGGCCTGCCTGATCGAACCCTTCCAGGTGTCTGAGCTGGGCAGCGCGTCGGCCGGCGTGCTGAGCAGCGTGCTGGTGCAGCGTGGCGATGTGGTCAAGAAAGGCCAGGTGGTAGCCGAACTGAACACCAGCGTCGACGAGGCCACCCTGGGCCTGCGCCGCGCCGAAGCGGCCTACCTGAGCCGTGTCGTCGACCGCAACACCGACCTGTTCAAGCGCCAGCTGCTGCCCGCGGGCGATTACGACGAAATGACCTCGCGCAGCCGCCAGGCGCAGCTGCAGGTGGCGCTGCAACAGGCGATCCTGGCCGAACGCAGCATCAAGAGCCCGTTCGACGGCGTGGTCGCCGAGCGCTTTGCCGGCCCCGGCGACCGAGTCAACGACAACAAGATCGTCAAACTGGCGCAGATCAATCCCTTGTTGGTCAAGGTCGTCGTGCCCGAAAGCCTGTACGGCCAGATCAAGGCAGACGCCCAGGCGCAGGTCAGCGTCAACCAGGCCATCGCCGACAAGCCACTGGACGCCAAGGTCTGGCGGATAGACCGGGTGATGGACGCGGCCAGCGGCACCTTTACCGTGCTGCTGCGGATGCCCAACGAGGGCAATGCGATTCCGTCGGGCATCCGCTGCTCGGTGACGTTCTGA
- a CDS encoding preprotein translocase subunit SecA has protein sequence MRAFDALCPDPLYPEKESERHANKLEAWGTAALRWLSRKRRQPLWRTRRILAQVRRETETLGDIDLAGVRRRADEIAFDLRANGINAESAARAFALIRQAGRLALGKAHFDVQLLGGWAMLQGMVAEMNTGEGKTLTATLPAATVAMAGLPVHVITTNDYLVERDAQIMGPLYEALGLSVAWVSMEMDIPTRRKAYQADVVYCSNKTLVFDYLRDLIVLDSDKDEDALRLERLRGAQGRLGQLYLRGLCFAIVDEADSVLVDEARTPLIISGVQEDDTAAVTRQAMELAGGMAPGHYRLHRGERRVTLTELGREHLGGACAALAAPWSIPFRREELVLSALTVLHLYRLDEQYIIRDGKIMVVDEFTGRVMPDRSWGQGLHQMLEHKEGLELSEPRATLKSISYQRFFKHYLLLSGMTGTAAEIRAELGRVYDLPVVRIPTHRKSRRRHAPDAVYPTLDEKWAAVRDRTRVLHQQGVPILIGTRSVAASEQVARVLAQAGLPAVVLNAKQDADEADMIARAGEPGSIMIATNMAGRGTDIPLSDAARAAGGLHVILTERHESARIDRQLEGRSGRQGDPGHVEAILSLEDSVLDSVASGVWAAPLRLLRARRRDSSRLAARWLRFAQARTERKLARERRQMVAADEELENSLSFSGQGD, from the coding sequence ATGCGCGCCTTCGACGCCCTCTGCCCCGACCCGCTCTATCCTGAAAAGGAAAGCGAGCGCCACGCCAATAAGCTGGAGGCCTGGGGCACGGCTGCCCTGCGCTGGCTGAGCCGCAAGCGCCGCCAGCCCCTGTGGCGCACTCGCCGCATCCTGGCGCAGGTGCGGCGCGAGACCGAGACGCTGGGCGACATCGATCTGGCGGGCGTGCGCCGGCGCGCCGACGAGATCGCGTTCGACCTGCGCGCCAACGGCATCAACGCGGAAAGCGCGGCGCGCGCTTTCGCGCTGATCCGGCAGGCGGGCCGGCTGGCGCTGGGCAAGGCGCATTTCGACGTGCAGCTGCTGGGCGGCTGGGCCATGCTGCAAGGCATGGTGGCGGAGATGAACACCGGCGAGGGCAAGACGCTGACGGCTACGCTGCCGGCCGCCACGGTCGCCATGGCCGGCCTGCCAGTGCATGTCATCACCACCAATGACTACCTGGTCGAACGCGATGCGCAGATCATGGGCCCCCTCTACGAGGCGCTGGGCCTGTCGGTGGCCTGGGTCAGCATGGAAATGGACATACCCACGCGGCGCAAGGCCTATCAGGCGGACGTGGTGTACTGCTCCAACAAGACCCTGGTGTTCGACTATCTGCGGGACCTGATCGTGCTGGACAGCGACAAGGATGAAGACGCGCTGCGTCTGGAACGCTTGCGCGGAGCGCAGGGCAGGCTGGGCCAGCTGTACCTGCGCGGCCTGTGCTTTGCCATCGTGGACGAGGCGGATAGCGTGCTGGTGGACGAGGCGCGCACGCCGCTGATCATCTCGGGCGTGCAAGAGGACGATACCGCCGCGGTGACGCGCCAGGCCATGGAACTGGCCGGCGGCATGGCGCCCGGGCATTACCGCCTACACCGCGGCGAACGCCGCGTGACCCTGACCGAACTGGGACGCGAGCATCTGGGTGGCGCATGCGCTGCGCTGGCGGCGCCCTGGAGCATCCCGTTCCGGCGCGAGGAGCTGGTCCTCAGCGCCCTCACCGTGCTGCACCTGTACCGGCTCGACGAGCAATACATCATCCGCGACGGCAAGATCATGGTGGTCGACGAGTTCACCGGCCGCGTGATGCCGGACCGGTCCTGGGGCCAGGGCCTGCACCAGATGCTGGAGCACAAAGAGGGGCTGGAACTGAGCGAGCCGCGCGCCACCCTCAAGAGCATCAGCTATCAGCGCTTCTTCAAGCACTATCTGCTGCTGTCCGGCATGACGGGCACAGCCGCCGAAATCCGTGCCGAACTCGGCCGCGTCTACGATCTGCCGGTGGTCCGCATCCCCACGCACCGCAAGTCGCGGCGGCGCCATGCGCCCGACGCCGTGTACCCCACGTTGGACGAAAAGTGGGCGGCGGTGCGCGACCGCACGCGCGTCCTGCACCAGCAAGGGGTGCCCATCCTGATCGGCACGCGCTCGGTCGCCGCCTCCGAGCAGGTGGCCCGGGTGCTGGCCCAGGCCGGCCTGCCCGCCGTGGTGCTCAATGCCAAGCAGGATGCCGACGAGGCCGACATGATTGCGCGCGCCGGCGAACCCGGCAGCATCATGATCGCTACCAACATGGCAGGCCGGGGCACGGATATCCCCTTGTCGGACGCGGCGCGTGCGGCCGGCGGCCTGCACGTCATCCTGACCGAGCGGCACGAGTCCGCCCGCATCGACCGGCAACTGGAAGGCCGCAGCGGACGCCAGGGCGACCCCGGCCATGTCGAAGCGATCCTGTCGCTGGAAGACTCTGTGCTGGACAGCGTCGCCAGTGGCGTCTGGGCGGCTCCCTTGCGGCTGCTGCGCGCACGCAGGCGGGATAGCAGCCGGCTGGCGGCCCGCTGGCTGCGCTTCGCGCAGGCCCGCACCGAACGAAAACTGGCCCGCGAGCGCCGCCAAATGGTGGCCGCGGATGAAGAACTGGAGAATTCCCTGTCCTTTTCGGGGCAGGGCGACTGA
- a CDS encoding efflux RND transporter periplasmic adaptor subunit — protein sequence MSGTALYSNSWHRVSALRPRLRSHIHIHRHVYRGQVWYVMQDQSNGEFHRYTPEANLMISLLDGRRTVQEIWEIACGQLEGDAMPQDEVIRLMAQLHRADVLTTDRAPDVRDLVERRKRQRMQKIKQYVGNPSALKMPLLDPDRWLTRALPYYRWLFTWLGALLWLGVVGTGAALGAMHWQTLTHNIWDQVFSTGNVLAMALVYPVVKAIHELGHACAVKARGGEVHEIGLMFLLLVPIPYVDASAASAFADKRWRMLAGGAGILVELFLAAVAMIAWTQLDPGLGRSLAYTVIVLCGVSTLFMNGNPLLRYDGYYVLSDAIEIPNLGQRANGYLGYLFKRYALGLRGVEAPRATPGERAWFAGYAVLSFCYRMFIMFLAIFIMAGQFFFFGVLLAMWALFNTIVMPLWRLGRQFYADPQIQAHRLRSYLICGLCVVGAAGLVGAVPLPSSTDTEGVVWVPPSAQVRAPVAGFVRAWQAADDAPVGQGAPLLTLENDELIRRDAMLAAQVDEYQARYVQAYAQNQVQAAIMRHQWTSLQTERRTIQEQVLAQQVRSPHAGRYVPAQPEDMTGRYVQRGELLGYVLADAETVRVVVPQSSLERIHRSLRDVRVRLVQDSGKEFTATIAREVPAATDELPSLALSLQGGGSIGVDPRKSQEGRAKSAENLFVMDLTLPADAPRAYLGARVYVKFSHQPRPLALQAYDAVRQMVLRQFRF from the coding sequence ATGTCTGGTACCGCGCTCTATAGCAATTCCTGGCACCGGGTCAGCGCGCTGCGCCCGCGGTTGCGTTCGCACATCCATATCCACCGCCACGTTTACCGGGGGCAGGTCTGGTACGTGATGCAGGACCAGAGCAATGGCGAATTCCATCGCTATACGCCCGAGGCCAATCTGATGATCAGCCTGCTGGATGGGCGCCGCACGGTGCAGGAGATCTGGGAGATCGCCTGCGGCCAGCTGGAGGGCGATGCCATGCCACAGGACGAGGTCATCCGTCTGATGGCCCAGCTGCACCGGGCCGACGTGCTGACCACCGACCGCGCGCCGGACGTGCGCGACCTGGTCGAGCGCCGCAAGCGCCAGCGCATGCAGAAGATCAAGCAGTACGTCGGCAACCCCAGCGCGCTGAAAATGCCGCTGCTGGATCCGGACCGCTGGTTGACCCGGGCGCTGCCGTATTACCGCTGGCTGTTCACCTGGCTGGGCGCCTTGCTCTGGCTGGGCGTGGTCGGCACGGGCGCGGCGCTGGGCGCCATGCATTGGCAGACGTTGACACACAATATCTGGGACCAGGTGTTCTCCACCGGCAACGTGCTGGCGATGGCGCTGGTCTATCCGGTGGTGAAGGCCATCCACGAACTCGGCCACGCCTGCGCCGTGAAGGCGCGCGGGGGAGAGGTGCACGAGATCGGCCTGATGTTCCTGCTGCTGGTGCCCATTCCCTACGTGGACGCCTCGGCGGCATCGGCTTTCGCGGACAAACGCTGGCGCATGCTGGCGGGCGGAGCCGGCATCCTGGTGGAACTGTTCCTGGCGGCCGTGGCGATGATAGCCTGGACCCAGCTGGATCCCGGGCTGGGACGTTCGCTGGCTTATACCGTCATCGTCCTGTGCGGCGTTTCCACGCTGTTCATGAACGGCAATCCGCTGTTGCGCTATGACGGCTATTACGTGCTGTCCGACGCCATTGAGATTCCCAATCTGGGCCAGCGCGCCAACGGCTACCTGGGCTATCTGTTCAAGCGCTATGCGCTAGGCCTGCGCGGCGTGGAAGCGCCGCGCGCCACGCCCGGCGAGCGCGCCTGGTTCGCCGGCTACGCGGTGCTGTCCTTCTGCTATCGCATGTTCATCATGTTCCTGGCCATCTTCATCATGGCCGGACAGTTCTTTTTCTTTGGCGTGCTGCTGGCGATGTGGGCGCTGTTCAACACCATCGTGATGCCGCTGTGGCGCCTGGGCCGCCAGTTCTACGCCGATCCGCAGATCCAGGCGCACCGCTTGCGCTCCTATCTGATCTGCGGATTGTGCGTGGTTGGGGCGGCGGGCCTGGTGGGCGCCGTGCCGTTGCCTTCGTCCACCGATACGGAGGGCGTGGTCTGGGTGCCGCCTTCCGCCCAGGTCAGGGCGCCGGTGGCTGGCTTCGTCCGCGCGTGGCAAGCGGCCGACGATGCGCCGGTGGGGCAGGGCGCGCCCCTGCTGACGCTGGAAAACGACGAGCTGATACGACGCGACGCCATGCTGGCCGCCCAGGTCGACGAGTATCAGGCCCGCTATGTGCAGGCCTACGCGCAGAACCAGGTGCAGGCGGCCATCATGCGCCACCAATGGACCAGCCTGCAGACAGAGCGGCGAACGATCCAGGAACAGGTACTGGCGCAGCAGGTGCGCAGCCCGCACGCCGGGCGCTATGTGCCGGCGCAGCCCGAGGACATGACAGGCCGCTATGTGCAGCGCGGCGAGCTGCTGGGTTATGTGTTGGCCGATGCCGAAACCGTGCGCGTGGTGGTGCCGCAATCCAGCCTGGAGCGCATCCACCGCTCGCTCAGGGACGTGCGCGTGCGGCTGGTGCAGGACAGCGGCAAGGAGTTCACGGCCACGATCGCGCGCGAGGTGCCGGCCGCCACCGACGAACTGCCCAGCCTGGCGCTCAGCCTGCAGGGCGGGGGCAGCATAGGTGTCGACCCGCGCAAGTCGCAGGAAGGGCGCGCCAAGTCCGCGGAGAACCTGTTCGTGATGGACCTGACGCTGCCCGCGGACGCGCCGCGCGCCTACCTGGGAGCCCGGGTCTACGTGAAGTTCTCGCACCAGCCCCGGCCGCTGGCACTGCAAGCCTACGACGCGGTGCGGCAGATGGTGCTGCGCCAGTTCCGCTTCTGA